One Malania oleifera isolate guangnan ecotype guangnan chromosome 9, ASM2987363v1, whole genome shotgun sequence DNA segment encodes these proteins:
- the LOC131164116 gene encoding transcription factor bHLH71-like isoform X1 encodes MALEALSSNELLNFIIYDTISATPCVGHHHSSDSSSLLEYSLKPQEPAGSVSDKSSPAMQPHHTASVGAALELADRPKTLAVVQGRKKRRRRPRVCKNKEEAETQRMTHIAVERNRRRQMNDHLAVLRSLMPDSYIKRGDQASVVGGAIEFVKELEQLLQSLEAQKVQLPAAEGMPGSGVSEDSIASMTKLSPPPFSQFFVYPQYTWSQIPNKYTSKSKEATADIEVTLIETHANLRILLQRKPRQLSKMVIGFQTLHLTILHLNVTTLDQLVLYSISAKVQMWLSVCAFIICFLNWNVNCFPFKFSFGFIPSANQA; translated from the exons ATGGCATTAGAAGCTCTTTCTTCCAATGAGCTATTGAACTTCATCATCTATGACACAATATCGGCAACCCCATGTGTTGGCCACCACCATTCCTCAGATAGTAGTTCCCTGTTGGAGTATTCTTTGAAGCCGCAAGAACCGGCAGGCAGCGTCTCTGATAAGTCATCTCCGGCGATGCAGCCACACCATACCGCTTCGGTCGGAGCAGCGCTGGAACTCGCTGACCGACCCAAGACTTTGGCTGTGGTGCAAGGCcggaagaagaggaggagaagaCCAAGGGTTTGCAAGAACAAAGAGGAAGCTGAGACACAGAGGATGACTCACATTGCTGTGGAGAGAAATCGCCGGAGACAGATGAATGACCATCTCGCTGTCTTACGCTCTCTCATGCCAGACTCCTACATCAAAAGA GGTGACCAGGCTTCTGTAGTAGGTGGAGCTATAGAATTTGTGAAGGAGCTGGAGCAATTGCTGCAGTCCCTTGAAGCTCAGAAAGTGCAGCTACCTGCAGCAGAAGGAATGCCTGGAAGTGGGGTTTCAGAGGACTCCATCGCCAGTATGACCAAATTGTCACCACCTCCCTTTTCCCAATTTTTTGTGTACCCTCAGTACACTTGGTCTCAGATCCCCAACAAGTATACCTCAAAGAGCAAGGAGGCAACAGCTGATATTGAGGTCACTCTGATTGAAACCCACGCAAATCTCCGAATTCTCCTGCAAAGAAAACCCCGGCAGCTCTCGAAGATGGTCATCGGCTTTCAGACACTTCACCTTACCATCCTCCACCTCAATGTCACCACCTTGGACCAACTGGTTCTCTACTCCATTAGTGCCAAGGTACAGATGTGGTTAAGTGTTTGTGCATTTATTATATGTTTCCTAAATTGGAATGTCAATTgttttccattcaaattttctttcGGTTTCATTCCTTCTGCAAATCAAGCATGA
- the LOC131164116 gene encoding transcription factor bHLH71-like isoform X2 — translation MALEALSSNELLNFIIYDTISATPCVGHHHSSDSSSLLEYSLKPQEPAGSVSDKSSPAMQPHHTASVGAALELADRPKTLAVVQGRKKRRRRPRVCKNKEEAETQRMTHIAVERNRRRQMNDHLAVLRSLMPDSYIKRGDQASVVGGAIEFVKELEQLLQSLEAQKVQLPAAEGMPGSGVSEDSIASMTKLSPPPFSQFFVYPQYTWSQIPNKYTSKSKEATADIEVTLIETHANLRILLQRKPRQLSKMVIGFQTLHLTILHLNVTTLDQLVLYSISAKVEEECQLTSVDDIAGAVHHMLRIIEGEGALC, via the exons ATGGCATTAGAAGCTCTTTCTTCCAATGAGCTATTGAACTTCATCATCTATGACACAATATCGGCAACCCCATGTGTTGGCCACCACCATTCCTCAGATAGTAGTTCCCTGTTGGAGTATTCTTTGAAGCCGCAAGAACCGGCAGGCAGCGTCTCTGATAAGTCATCTCCGGCGATGCAGCCACACCATACCGCTTCGGTCGGAGCAGCGCTGGAACTCGCTGACCGACCCAAGACTTTGGCTGTGGTGCAAGGCcggaagaagaggaggagaagaCCAAGGGTTTGCAAGAACAAAGAGGAAGCTGAGACACAGAGGATGACTCACATTGCTGTGGAGAGAAATCGCCGGAGACAGATGAATGACCATCTCGCTGTCTTACGCTCTCTCATGCCAGACTCCTACATCAAAAGA GGTGACCAGGCTTCTGTAGTAGGTGGAGCTATAGAATTTGTGAAGGAGCTGGAGCAATTGCTGCAGTCCCTTGAAGCTCAGAAAGTGCAGCTACCTGCAGCAGAAGGAATGCCTGGAAGTGGGGTTTCAGAGGACTCCATCGCCAGTATGACCAAATTGTCACCACCTCCCTTTTCCCAATTTTTTGTGTACCCTCAGTACACTTGGTCTCAGATCCCCAACAAGTATACCTCAAAGAGCAAGGAGGCAACAGCTGATATTGAGGTCACTCTGATTGAAACCCACGCAAATCTCCGAATTCTCCTGCAAAGAAAACCCCGGCAGCTCTCGAAGATGGTCATCGGCTTTCAGACACTTCACCTTACCATCCTCCACCTCAATGTCACCACCTTGGACCAACTGGTTCTCTACTCCATTAGTGCCAAG GTCGAGGAAGAATGCCAACTCACGTCAGTAGATGACATAGCAGGAGCAGTTCACCACATGCTGAGAATAATTGAGGGGGAAGGTGCACTATGTTGA